A genomic segment from Polyangium mundeleinium encodes:
- a CDS encoding WD40/YVTN/BNR-like repeat-containing protein, with protein sequence MAFVTLTHFLSAFRTSLAKVEQSDGFAVSELKVEVPAILSQKGLEVLLEVPNPEAGITPDPAYLARLTMSFSALPPGAELTGPGGAPVDPWKALYSGTTESLYGIHARSSGDVHAVGKLGVLLWSPDGETFGPASDATGERLHALWGSGAGELCAVGANGLILRCPKPGGAWAPVASTTNVSLNGITGTGSGLMYAVGDAGTLLQSISSGTAWQPLPGPSKTHPLHAVWSSSNGRAHIVGGAGTIVSKTGDHFQPTASGTSRDLFGVWGSGPNDVYVVGAGGKILHSTDGLQWTAQPSGTTENLYAVWGSGPGDVYAVGRGGTILHTSDGGTTWKLQKSGTTEALHAISGTGPGEVWIAGAAGTLLRRTSAAA encoded by the coding sequence ATGGCATTCGTCACGCTCACGCATTTCCTCTCCGCGTTCCGCACGTCGCTCGCGAAGGTCGAGCAGTCGGACGGATTCGCCGTCTCCGAGCTCAAGGTCGAAGTGCCGGCCATCCTGTCGCAAAAGGGCCTCGAGGTCTTGCTCGAGGTGCCGAACCCCGAGGCCGGCATCACGCCGGATCCAGCGTATCTGGCGAGGCTCACGATGAGCTTCTCGGCGCTCCCGCCCGGGGCCGAGCTCACGGGCCCGGGGGGCGCGCCCGTCGATCCGTGGAAGGCGCTTTATTCGGGCACGACCGAGAGCCTCTACGGCATTCACGCGAGATCCTCGGGGGACGTCCACGCCGTGGGAAAGCTCGGCGTCCTTTTGTGGTCGCCGGACGGCGAGACGTTCGGCCCCGCGAGCGACGCGACCGGCGAGCGCCTGCACGCCCTGTGGGGCAGTGGCGCGGGCGAGCTCTGCGCCGTCGGTGCCAATGGGCTCATCCTCCGCTGCCCGAAGCCGGGGGGGGCGTGGGCCCCCGTCGCGAGCACCACGAACGTCTCGTTGAATGGCATCACGGGCACGGGATCGGGGTTGATGTACGCCGTCGGCGACGCGGGGACGCTTCTCCAATCGATTTCCTCGGGCACGGCATGGCAGCCCCTGCCCGGTCCCTCGAAAACCCATCCCCTGCATGCGGTCTGGTCGTCCTCGAACGGGCGTGCTCACATCGTCGGAGGCGCGGGGACGATCGTCTCCAAGACGGGCGACCATTTTCAGCCGACGGCGAGCGGGACCTCGCGGGACCTCTTCGGCGTATGGGGAAGTGGTCCGAACGATGTATACGTGGTCGGCGCGGGGGGTAAGATCCTGCATTCGACCGACGGACTCCAGTGGACCGCGCAACCGAGCGGGACGACCGAGAACCTGTATGCGGTCTGGGGCAGCGGTCCCGGGGACGTGTATGCCGTGGGGCGCGGTGGAACGATCCTGCATACGTCGGACGGCGGCACGACGTGGAAGCTGCAGAAGAGCGGGACGACGGAGGCATTGCACGCGATCAGCGGAACCGGCCCGGGCGAGGTATGGATTGCGGGCGCGGCGGGCACCCTCCTGCGCCGGACGAGCGCCGCCGCATGA
- a CDS encoding FAD-binding protein: MPDSLPRRRFLKSVVAAAAVAVVAFDPAKKAWASHHGPGKVKIPKLDGELLFDAATRAQAADDFGHIISETPSAVLVPGSVDDIVAIVKFARKFGFAVAGSRGLGESHSTYGQAQLDVGVVIDMRALAEIHEISAHGVLVDAGVRWSEILAVTVPLGKSPPTLTDYIELSVGGTLSMGGIGGQVSRHGLQVDNVLELEVVTGEGKRVKCSPTKRADLFHAVRSGLGQFGIIVRARIRLVNVAPMARVYTATYTDAAVFAADQIALADDQRFDYLEGMAELQPAGAPIYKLEATKYFTPGAPPNDSAMLAGLSFVPGTEVTNDVTYFDFANRIAPTVAFLQSVGAWALPHPWIDVFVPGPDAAAFVESRLAEEDASTMGGGPILFYAFRRDKVTTPFLALPDTEHVFLFSLLRFAPPVPSAVAALVAQNRALYDELVPLGGKRYPIGSLDVTQADWQDHFGDAWADFVDAKDKYDPDYVLTPGHGIF; encoded by the coding sequence ATGCCCGATTCCCTTCCGCGCCGTCGTTTTCTGAAGAGCGTCGTGGCCGCCGCGGCCGTGGCCGTGGTCGCCTTTGATCCCGCCAAGAAAGCCTGGGCCTCGCATCATGGGCCGGGAAAGGTGAAGATCCCGAAGCTCGACGGCGAGCTCCTCTTCGACGCAGCGACGCGGGCCCAAGCCGCCGACGATTTTGGTCACATCATCAGCGAGACGCCGAGCGCCGTGCTCGTCCCGGGCTCGGTGGACGACATCGTCGCCATCGTGAAATTCGCCCGTAAATTCGGATTCGCGGTCGCCGGCTCGCGTGGGCTCGGCGAGAGCCACAGCACGTACGGCCAAGCGCAGCTCGACGTCGGCGTGGTCATCGACATGCGGGCGCTCGCGGAGATCCACGAAATCAGCGCGCATGGCGTGCTCGTCGATGCGGGCGTGCGGTGGAGCGAGATTCTCGCCGTCACCGTGCCGCTCGGCAAGAGCCCGCCCACGCTCACCGATTACATCGAGCTCAGCGTCGGCGGGACGCTGTCCATGGGGGGAATCGGCGGCCAGGTGTCCCGGCACGGGCTTCAGGTCGACAACGTGCTCGAATTGGAGGTCGTCACGGGGGAAGGCAAGCGGGTCAAGTGCTCCCCCACGAAACGCGCGGACCTCTTCCACGCGGTGCGAAGCGGGCTCGGGCAGTTCGGGATCATCGTGCGGGCGCGAATCCGCCTCGTCAACGTCGCCCCGATGGCGCGCGTCTACACGGCCACCTACACGGACGCTGCCGTCTTCGCGGCGGATCAAATCGCGCTCGCGGACGACCAGCGCTTCGATTACCTCGAAGGAATGGCGGAGCTCCAGCCCGCGGGCGCCCCCATCTACAAGCTCGAAGCGACGAAATACTTCACGCCGGGCGCGCCGCCGAACGACAGCGCCATGCTCGCGGGGCTCTCCTTCGTCCCGGGGACGGAGGTCACGAACGACGTCACGTATTTCGATTTCGCGAACCGCATCGCGCCCACCGTGGCGTTCTTGCAATCGGTCGGCGCCTGGGCATTGCCGCACCCCTGGATCGACGTCTTCGTGCCGGGCCCGGACGCGGCGGCGTTCGTCGAGAGCAGGCTCGCCGAGGAGGACGCTTCGACGATGGGCGGAGGTCCGATCCTGTTTTATGCATTCCGGCGGGACAAGGTGACGACGCCCTTCCTCGCGTTGCCCGACACCGAGCACGTGTTTCTGTTCAGCCTGCTGCGCTTCGCCCCGCCGGTGCCCTCGGCCGTCGCGGCTCTCGTCGCGCAAAACCGCGCCCTCTATGACGAGCTCGTTCCGCTCGGAGGAAAGCGGTACCCGATCGGCTCGCTCGACGTCACGCAGGCCGACTGGCAGGACCACTTCGGCGACGCGTGGGCCGATTTCGTGGACGCGAAGGACAAGTACGATCCCGACTACGTGCTCACGCCAGGGCACGGGATTTTCTGA
- a CDS encoding BtpA/SgcQ family protein yields the protein MTSVFLPSLLGVIHLPPLPGSPRSNGDLGSAEERAFREAELLVATGYDGIVIENFGDAPFFPGPVPPITIACMTACARAAREGSKGLFLGVNILRNDADAALAVAVAAHANMIRVNVHTGARVTDQGLVQGAAHQTLRTRRALAADGVRIFCDVDVKHSAPLAPRPIEEEAHDLAERGLADALLVTGSGTGRAASEADLDTVVRAVSVPVYVASGVTTENLAAVRKAHGIIVGSALRAGGRAGAPIDRDLAARFAEAFRASRR from the coding sequence GTGACGAGCGTCTTCCTCCCCAGCCTCCTCGGCGTCATTCACCTCCCGCCCCTGCCCGGCAGCCCTCGATCCAACGGGGATCTCGGCTCCGCCGAAGAGCGCGCCTTTCGCGAGGCGGAGCTGCTCGTGGCGACGGGCTACGACGGCATCGTCATCGAGAACTTCGGCGACGCGCCCTTCTTCCCCGGCCCCGTCCCGCCGATCACGATCGCGTGCATGACCGCCTGCGCGCGCGCTGCACGCGAGGGCAGCAAGGGCCTCTTCCTCGGCGTGAACATCCTGCGCAACGACGCCGACGCCGCGCTCGCCGTGGCCGTCGCCGCGCACGCCAACATGATCCGCGTCAACGTGCACACCGGCGCGCGCGTCACCGATCAGGGCCTCGTGCAAGGCGCCGCGCACCAGACGCTGCGCACGCGCCGCGCGCTCGCCGCCGACGGCGTGCGTATCTTCTGCGACGTCGACGTCAAGCACTCCGCGCCCCTCGCGCCACGCCCCATCGAGGAAGAAGCACACGACCTCGCCGAGCGCGGCCTCGCCGACGCCCTGCTCGTCACGGGCAGCGGCACCGGGCGCGCCGCCTCCGAGGCCGATCTCGACACCGTCGTCCGCGCCGTCTCCGTCCCCGTCTACGTCGCGAGCGGCGTCACCACGGAGAACCTCGCCGCGGTCCGCAAAGCGCACGGCATCATCGTTGGCTCCGCGCTCCGGGCAGGTGGTCGCGCCGGCGCTCCGATCGATCGCGACCTCGCCGCCCGCTTCGCCGAAGCGTTCCGCGCTTCGCGTCGATGA